ATTATTGATCCTTTACAACTTTCTGCATTGTTATTTCGTGATAAAAGGGCCCGTTGGGTATTCTTCCAGTGCCCTGACTTAGAACTTTCATTTGTGGTAGTGCTTTCACTACATCGGTAATAGTGCGGAACTTTGCCTGCTTATTTCCAGCTGCTTGGATATAGGTTCCAACAAGGCCTGATGGCTGAATCTCGAAAACACCACAATTAACCGGAAGTCGCTCTTGCTTGAACAACAGAAAATGCATCACAGCGCCATTGCTGAGATACTGATATAGCGCATGCGTGATTAACTGAATTTGTTCAGTGGAAAAGAAATTCAGAAGATCCCAGAGTAAAATACAATCCAGGTTTTCAGGCAGGGTGGCCTGTCGTAATGCTGCCTGTACCGCGCTATCAAAGGGTACCTTGCGGCTACATTGCCAAAGAATTGCAGAATAGAGATCGGAAATAAATAGTTCACCCACTTCTCGCTGGAGGTGCTGCATATTCCTTCCGGCTTTTTTCCCTACATCCAGAGCTTTACTGACGGGAGAGCGCTTGGCGTGCATTAATGCTTGATCAAGTGCTGTCAAAGGGATTTCGGTAAGGCTTGTTTGTCTAAAGGCGGAAATTGCAGCTGAGGTTCCCCCCGCACGTATAGCGTTTTGTGACTTTACATTACCGTATTCAAACATCAGCTCAATAAGGTCTTTACGCATGCCTTTTCTATGCAGGAGAGAGGAGCGCAGAGAAAAGTTACCCATGGTTTTCATCAGGTTGAGCGAAGAGTATCGGTATGTAGGTAATGGCTCCGGTAGTGCTAGGGGGGATGAGTTAAAAGTGAAGCCGGACAAACGCTTGAAGTCAGCGGGGGCTTTAGGCATTGTGCCGGTGTAGAGCATTGTGTGGAAGACAGTGCCAGCTTTTAAGTGAGGTCGGATTTCCTCAATTAATTGGGCAATAAGCTCGGGTTCCATAAAGTTGAACAGGTCCCAGCAGAGCACGACATCAAGTTTTACCCGTTGCGGCTTTCTGGTCAGGTGTTCAGTTAACTTTATAGTTCGTGTCTGCAGGTCAAATGAGTGGATTTCAAGTAGCAGGCTACGTAAATCCTCAATAAATGTCTGGCAGGACAGTTCCAAAAAGGTTTGTGTAGTGCCAAATGAGAGGCACCCCAAATCCAATACTTTACCACCTGGTTGAATCACCTCGTCCACCAAGGCGGCAATACCAAACGAATGATGCTGCAACATACTTTCACACCAAAAGCTAGAGCCCCGGCAATAGCCGGGGCTCGTATGGAGGATTAACTGAGGAAGTTAACTCAGCTCTCCACTGTTTCCTCTTCAGTCTCCTTGGTACCGAACAGATAGTCGCTGGTATCGGATAGACGGGATGAATCACTCGCAGTTGAGCTGCTAGAAGTGTAGGAGGAGTTATTCTGGGAGCGGTTTGCTGGCTTGTCTTCCGTTGCCGGCAGATCTGGGTGCACCAATCGGTCTGAGAATTCCTTGTGGCGTTCTTTCATTTCGGAGTCGGTATCTACCATATCCATAGAGCCACGGAACTTACCACCGTCGTCGAGTTTGATTCGAGGGGCAATCAGGTTGCCGTTTACCTGGGCAGTATTTCTGATCTCAATTAACTCATCGGCAAGTGCGTCGCCGTCCAGTGTGCCTTCAACAACAATATTTTTTGCATGGATGTTTGCAGTTACTGCGCCGCCGGTACCAACAGAAAGGTTGTGGCCAACCATAATTACTGTACCGTCTACGGTGCCTTCTACATGAAGATCTTCGGTGCCAATCAACTCACCGCGAAAATTGATACCCTCACCAAGCACTGATTTGGCGCCTGAATTCGAGAGAGATGATTGCTGTTCACCAGCGCTCATGCCTGCTAGAAAAGGTGTGGAGTCATTACTTTTGTCAGTGCTCATCTAAATAAATCTCTTCGTTGTGGAAAAAGTCAGCTATAAAACTCTTGTAGCCAGGCCCTCGGCTGAAGTCTTATCCGTAAGCTAGGTAATACATTGAGTCGAAAAATCACGAAAGCTCAATGCGTGAACCGTAATCTCTCGATGGCAAAAGATATATGTTCATTTTTTCACAGAAACATGGGTGCCATTAAGCAAATATTTTCTATTATTAAACCATCTTTATCTCTTATCCATGCTCTTGGTATTGGAGAATTTGGCTGAAATACACATTTCATTCAGCAAGAAAATTTACGTACTTATGGTTTCACCTGTACATAAATCGCTGGTAGATTTTTCATACCTACTCTTAGTAGATTCAACTTTTTCACAGGCGGTTTGTGCCAGGCTAGAAAATTAATTTAGGCCAGTATGGGAGCATGACAACAGTGAGCACACCAAGCAATTTACAAAACTGAACCCACAACCTTTAACTGTACAAAAATAGTCCTACTACCTAATTCTAGTGACGATGAATTGCTGGGATATGCTCGACATAACGTCACATTCTTACTTTTACATTAAGGTGTAATTTGTAAGTGAATATTTACTTTTTGTTGTGGAGGGCATACTGCTTATTATCTGCTGATGGGTATTGAGTTCTACTGGGCATACATCAATATAGATTGAGTTGTTACTACCTTACAGCGCGAAAGCCACCGTAAAACGGCTCGGCAATCAATCAAGCTGACCTCGACTTGAATGGGTTGAATTTAGCACGGATTCCACGTTAAAAGTGTGACACGGAGCACCTTTTCCCAGCCCTGACTTGGCTCGCAGTTGCTTTGGTGTTCCAAGTGCAGCAGTGTCAGTGCCATACGCTATTAAGGAGTGTGTTGCTGGGTAGGTAATATGAAACGTGGAACAATTCCTCATGTATTATGAGCTGGCAAAGATGATCTTTAGAGTCTAAACCACAAAATGCGGGTAGTGTCTATGCGTAAATGGGGAAAGCCTAAACAAAAGTTTCCGGAAATAAAAATTCCAGCTAGAAAGCACTTTCTGGTCGGTAATATTTCGCTCGTTGGGTGAGCTGTACATAAAATCCGGACTCCTTTTTGTGGTTATTAAATAATGATCGATTTGGAAAAAGGTTATTCCTTAATTAATGACATCTTTCCGGAAGGCCAGCTTGAGGTTCTTCAAAATGAGTTTGAAGATTTAAAGCTCGCTAGGGGGACGGGAGGCATACGCAATGTAGAGAAAAAGCATAGCTCTATAGCGGCCTTGGCAACATCGGACTTGATTGTAAATTTAGCGCAGAGGTACTTAATTCAGCGCCCTCGATTGGTAAGGAGTATCCTATTTGATAAAAATGAAAAATGTAACTGGTTTGTTACTTGGCATCAGGATAAGACTGTAGCGGTCTCTTCAAAATTTACTAAGTCTGGATGGGGCCCCTGGAGTGTTAAGGATGGCTTTCACCATGTGCAGCCTCCTCTACATGTTCTTAAGCAAATGATTACGATCCGTATTCATCTGGATGATACTGATGCTAATAATGGCTGCTTAAAGCTTATTCCTGGCAGCCAGCAACATGGAATTTTGAAGAAAGAAGAAATATATCAATATGTTAAAGAGCATGATCCAGTTGCCTGTGAGGCAAAATCCGGTTCTGCACTAATTATGTATCCTCATATTCTTCATGCTTCTGATAGAGCTTTATTCCCTAGGCGTCGCAGAGTGATACACCTGGAATATAGTTGCTATGAGTTGCTAGCTGGAGTTACTTGGGCATAGTGCAACTAGATTCAGTTTTTAGTAATGATGTACGAGTTAACGCCCATTACACTACCTTGCTATCAATTAAGATGTTCGTGCTGTATGTTACGTTACGATCGAAATTAAAGCATGAAAGGTCGTGTGGCGTTACCTGTCGGGGTGCGGTCCACTGCTTTTGCTTTCTTCTTGAGGCTGGGTAAAAAATATAATTATTTACATAGTATTCAGGTGTTCTGAAGGGTTGGTCGGCGATTATGTTTCCTTAAATAAGTCGATGATTTTTTAGCTGTCTTGGCTAAATTAAGGGCTCTTTAAGTGCTGGAAAATACTGTTGGCTGCTTATCAATTTGTTGTTTAGGTCTTTCCTATTTTTGTATTTTTTGTCTTGGATTTGATCTTTTCTTATTTGAAAATTTAAAATTTGTTTTTTTATTGGTTTCTCTATTTGGTGGCATTTCGTCTGTTAAAATCATCTGCGGTCAGATAAGGGGTTGGTTTATTTGATTGGATGGAGGGTTTAACCTTCTAAATATAAGAATGGTCATATTGAAAATGGTGAAAAATGAATAATCAAATAATAAGGATTTTAGCTTGTTGGGTGTTTTTTTGGGGCTCTATTCAAGCTAAGGCATTTGAGCCTAAATCAGATTTATCGGTGAGCTTGGAGCGTGTCCGCTACTGTCAAAACTTTTGGTGTACCCAGCAAGCTACTCAATCTGAGTATCTAGCTTGGGAGCAAGAAGGTGTCAGTAATACTTACCAATTATACACTCAGATTGCAAGAGTACGGCAGCCAGAACGAGAAGATGTGCGAAATTTGGTATTTATTGCAGCTGGACAACAGCCTCCGGGATACGGCTCTGAAAGTGCGGTAACAGGCCAAGGAGATAATTTTAAAAGAAACTGTGGTATCTCAGAAAAATCCTGTTCCAGAAGCATAGATGGCCGCTCGCTTGCCCGGCAGGTTTTGGATTCAGAGTATTTTCCAGCAGATGACACCTTCTTTGCCGTAGCTTTTGATGCACAATTTAACTATATGGTGAATAGTGGTGAGAAATCTCGTATAGAAAGTGCCTACCTTAATTGGTTAAAGTCAAAAGCTTATGCTTCCAATCTTGAAAGCATCTACTTGGCGGGATCATCCAGAGGTGGTTGTTTAGCAATGCGCTTGGCAAAGGCTCTGCGTAATGATCCGGACTTTCGTAGCATTCGAACTATTGTTCATAGTTTTGATGGCGTCTGTAAATGGGATCAGAATGAAATGGGAGTAACTTCTTCTTTTTTCCGTAACCCCGAAAACTCAACTTATTTGAGCTACTATACTGATCTCAATGCTCAGTTCCCCTATAAGGACAATTTATACATCCGTCAACTGGCAGGCGGTGACGAAGTTATTGAATTTACAGGGGTGCACTCTTTTGTCTATGCAGTAGAAGATATCAATCTAGGTTGGTATGCTCAAAGTTGGGTCAATTTGGATCATATTACTATTGATCGAGATATGTACCCAGCTGTGAGAGATCAAACCGTGGTACCCTTTTTAAAGCATTTGGAAGAAGTTTTTTAATTCGTTACCTTGATTTTAATTAATCTAAAATTCAATATTTGTATATCTAATTGATTGAGTGTGAGGGCTGCTGTTAAGCAGTCCTCATTAACTAGTTAAGCTTTTATTCTGTGGAGTTTCAATAAGTGAGTGATTAACTTGTACTTACGCCGGGTAGTTAGTTGCTGAGCCAATAAATGATAGTTTAATATAGCCAGCCTGTTCTGAAGGAAATTCCTACGTATACGAATAGAACGGAGAGAAGTGTTACTGGAATTATATGATAAGCGAGTGCTTTTAGGTTTCTGGTGGAAAGATGCGGAATAATCCTGAGTCTTGCGTCAATAGCAAGAAGGAATGTACAGCCCAATATGATTAGCTTATATGAAATAAGTCTCGAAACCGGATTCGAGAAGTTAAACCACTGGGATATATCGGGCAAGAGATTGAAAGCTAGATAGATGCCAGAAATAATCTGTACAAGAAGGGCAGGGATACCAATTTTTTCATAGCTGCTTTCGAACCTTGAGATAAATTCTATATCCTGACTTCTTAGGGTGGAAGGGAGGATTGTACATGCCAGCACCAGATGCCCCCCAGTCCAAATAGTTGCACCTAGCAAATGCAAAAAAAGTACTACCTCGTACATCTTTATTCCTTTTTAGTCCTTTTAAGCACTATATCTATAAATGCAATGGGTGCCCACTAATTTCTTGGGTGGGTATAATGAATATTTTTTAGGTATCGTTAGTGGGATTGTTTTATGTAGAAAACGAGGTGGAAATTGATGTTAATCAAGAAAGTAAGTTGGATTATGTGGTAAGAGTCTGGTGACTAATGGTGCTGAGATATCATGTCCTTTGTATATTAGCATTTAACTAATTTGCCCTACATTACTCCATTATATAACTACCTTTATCTATGAAACCTAGTCGCAGTTGACGGCACCTTCGGTGACTGGGGGCAGTGTGAAGCTGGCGAACTGAACTAATTACTGATTAACTGGGCATGTTAAGAGATTTCTACATGCCCGAGTTAACTGGTGCTTCTACTGTAAGGCTGTCGATCTTTGATCAATCTTAAGACCGACGCCTTTACTAACTGCAACAATACTCTTCTTTATACTTGATTCCTGAGAGTCTGAATAAAAAGTAATACTTAAAAGCTTGTTTGTTTCCATTCATTCACAGCATTCAGGGAAAATTTCTGACCAGTGTCACTACTGTTGCACCTATAAATTTGAAGTTGTTCTCCATTGTCGGCACTTGCCCCTGGTGTATCAATACAGTATTGCCAATCTTTGTCGCGATTTTGAATAATACCGCTTTCCTGTACCTGCCATTTTTCTGAATTGCCACCATCGCAATCCCACAGGTGCATTTTATCACCATTGTCTGCAGAGCCCGTGTTGTAGTCGACACAGTATTTATTGTTGCCTTTAGGTCTTAACTGTCCCTCAGCGGTGTAGACAAACTGCTGTTCGTTGCTCGAGTTGCAGTTGGCCAAGGTCAGGTTGGAGCCATTGCCATAGCCTTGAGAAACATTCATACAGAAATTTGGGTTTTGGCTGGACTGAATACGAAAATAACCAGGTAGGCTTCTTCGCACACCGACAAAGGGTATGGCTTGGCTGGTATGGCTCGGCGTGTCATTGACGGTATTTGGATCCATGCCAATAGCGGTAGCGCCGTGTGCAGCCGCGATATAGGAATAGCCAAAATCTGTATTGCTGAAATCGCCAGAGCTGCTCCACAAATGCATCAATTGTTTACTGTTCGCCGCTTCATTGGCTGTTATTTGGTAGTGATCGCCGGCTTTTACATTACCGCAAAATACCTTCTGGGAGCTGCTGGAATCCATGGAATCTATATTGCCAGAAAACTCTTCAGGATCGGCAGTATCTACATCAGGGCAGAGGAAGGCATGTAATGGGTAGTTATCCAGTGCCGATTCCATACGATTATTGACATTGCCACTCTGGCCACCGGTAAACATGACCAGGACTTTCTTATTCTGCGATTGCAGCTCGCCCAAAGTAGGCCAACCTATATTCTTTAGGGTGTTTCGATAATCGGAGGAGGGGGAGCTTGCCTGTAGATGTGCTAGTAAGTCCTGGTAGCTGAATTGCAAATCGCCTAACTGTTGCTTGATATATTGATCCAACACATAGATCTCATCGGCATACCAGGCAGCGAACCAATTACTGTCTGGCTTCATATCAATATATAGCATTAGCGGTGCATTGAGTTCGTTGTTGTCAAGCCATGCCTTGATGTCGTCAAGGCAATGAACCAGTCGATCATTGTCGCCATTACTACGACACATATGATTGCCGATATCACTCTGGCCGTGGGCTACATAGGGCCCATGATTACTACCCTGCCAGGGGCCGTGGTCAACAACATCCAGTTCCAACGAGCGAAAGCCCTTATCCAGCCAATCCGTAAGAGATTCTTCAGTTGCAAGGCGTTCATAACTGTTGTGAGGCTGGAGGTAGTAGAGTTGGTCGATACGGTGATCATCTTGAGGGAGTTCCGCTATTAATTTTGGTGTAGAAGCGATGCTTGCTTGTGGGTTTGCACAAAAAAAGAGGAGTAGGGAAAATAAAAATGAAAAACTGACTTTATTTGGCATAAGGATATCCATTTCGACTGTTATTATAAGGCTGCCTTAATTGATAGGGCGGCAATATTAGTATGGGTATGTGAAAATGATATGACATCTAATAAGATGTTATATTTTCACGGCATTGACCATGCTTTTCGATTTTTATTTAAAAGCATTATTCTAGAGAACAGACTGTGCGTTTGGATTTTTCGGCGACTAGTGGGTTAAATTTAGCAAGCCTGCTCTCTCGAGGCGTTAATAAATAAAGAGCGCCTGCACTGATTAAAATGGTTTGTAGATCTTTTATAAAGGTGTACACGGAGGAGAGCGTTACCAGGCTTGAAGCGGTAAGGCTGTGTCTTGACTTAAGGCTTCTTTTTTAATCTTTTCTCTACCTGCTTTTTCTCCCACTCAGGCCCAAACAATGTAAAAGGTTTAAAAGTTCGCACAGCGTGGGAGGCGATTCCGATGCCCCAACCAAGGGCTGCCCAGAGAGACCAAAGGTACTCTGGGGTGAGGATTAAATTAGCTATTAAAAGTCCAGCAATCACTATCAAATAAGTAATTAGGTGTTGGTAAAAGCCTTTGAGCTTTCTTACATGCTCGATGGCTTCCTTCTCTCTTGCAGAAGTTGCTTGCTCAGGCTGCATTTTTTGATCTCAGTGATAGATACTGCGGTGGTTATATTTTATTGCCTATGTGCAGAATCTTAACCACTGCGCGCTATGGTGGGCAAGTGTAAAAGCTGGGATAACAGTTGAGTTTTGTTAAGAGTTTTATGACTGGATATTCATGTAAGCCAGAGCCCGGATAAGCCGGGATCTGGCTTACTTAAATAGACTATACAGTGCTATCGGGCTGTTTTTCGGGGTGAGCATCAATAAAGGCCGCTAATTCGTTACAGGCCTGGGTGATCTTTTGTATTTTGGGGTACTGATTCATATCCATACCAAAACGTTCGGCGTTATACACCTGCGGCAGTAAGCAGCACTCAAAAAGCCCAGGGGTGTCACCAGCGGCAAAAGGCGCGGGTTCTAGCTGCTTCTCCAGGGCGGCAAATCCCAAGTGAATCCAGTGCTGAATCCACTGAATTTTCTGCTCTTCAGTCACTTTGAATTCAGAAACCAGATATTTGAGCACGCGGAGGTTTTGCAGGGGTTGGATATCGCTGGCAATGCTTTGTGCCAGGGCTCGAATATGGGCGCGAGCCTCGGCATCTCTGGGCAAGAGCGCTGGCTCTGGGTGAGTTTCTTCCAACCACTCCAAAATAGCCATAGATTGAGTGAGGCTGATGTCCCCGTCATTGAGCGTTGGCAGAAGCCCCTGGGGGTTTAACTGGCGATACTGCTCGCTGTGTTGATCGCCTTTAACTAGATTGACTGGGAGATAGTTATAGCTCAGGCCTTTTAAATTAAGCCCAATACGCACTCGGTAGCTTGCGGAGGAGCGGAAGTATCCGTAAAGGTCCATTCTCTTTCCTTTATTGTCAGTCATTATGGTGGCGGCTGGGAAAGCTGCCGATTAATTTATTAATTATTTCCCCTGTTATTGTGGCGTTTTCCAGGAGTTCACGTAATCTTCAAACTCTATCGCCTCGGCATCCGGCAGTATATCCCATGGGGTGCGGCTATCGATCATTACCGCCACTTCATCGGTTGCCTTGCGAGCATGTTTTACGCCGGTGGCAAATGCCTTTGGGTGGGGCCCGTGGGTGAATCCCATGGGGTGCAATGTGAGCATGCCGGGGTGAATATTATCCCGGCTGAAAAAATTGCCGCGGTGGTAAAAGATAAGCTCATCGTAATCGTCATTACTGTGAAAAAACGGCACTTTTAGAGCGCCGGGATCACTCTCAATGGGGCGCGGCACAAAAGTGGCTACGACAAAGCCCGGGCCCACAAAGGTGGTATGGGCAGAGGGGGGCAGATGGTAGCGATGACTCATTACTGGGCGAATATCTCTCCAATTGATTCTTACTGCGAGGTTGTCACCGGTCCAACCAGTGGCATCTAGTGGGTTAAATGGGTAGGTGATCTTGGAGAGTTGTTGGCGTGCCTTCACGACTACCTGCCACTGGGTGTCTCCCTGTTGGGCGAGAAAGGCTTCGTCGATGCTCGGCACATCCAGGATTGCCTCGTCAAAGATAGCATTGGGGCCGAGAATCCCCTTCTCTGGGAGCTGGAAATGCCCACCGCTTGCCTCGATCAGCAGTAATTCCAGGGGCTCGTTTTCAGTGGGGGAGAGTCTCCACATGGTCCCGCGCGGTAGGAGTATATAGTCACCATCGCGGATACTCAGCCGGCCAAAATCACAGAACAGCTTCCCACTGCCGTTATGGACGAAGAGAAGTTGGTCGCCATCGGCATTGCGTATTAAGTGGTCCATGGGTTCCCGGCAAATCCACAGGCCCACCAGGCTATTTTCATTGCGCAGAAGGGGTTTCTGGTCCCAGGGGCTATCGCCTGAATGTTGCAGTTTGGTGCTGTCGAAGGCGTGTGGTCGCAGTGGGCCTGTGAATTGACTCCAGCCTGTGGGGGGATGGCTATGGTAGAAATGCGTACAGGGGCCAAAAAAGCCCTCCTTGCCCATTTCCCTCTCAAAGGTATTGGCCGGGAAATCTGCATGGGCCTGTCGGCTGGTCTTCCCTTCAACGCGGGGAAAGCGAATCCACTTGTTCATGGGCGGCCTCGCATCTTGCTCGCAGGGCGGCTGGCGGAACATTGATC
The DNA window shown above is from Microbulbifer variabilis and carries:
- a CDS encoding bactofilin family protein; translated protein: MSTDKSNDSTPFLAGMSAGEQQSSLSNSGAKSVLGEGINFRGELIGTEDLHVEGTVDGTVIMVGHNLSVGTGGAVTANIHAKNIVVEGTLDGDALADELIEIRNTAQVNGNLIAPRIKLDDGGKFRGSMDMVDTDSEMKERHKEFSDRLVHPDLPATEDKPANRSQNNSSYTSSSSTASDSSRLSDTSDYLFGTKETEEETVES
- a CDS encoding phytanoyl-CoA dioxygenase family protein, giving the protein MIDLEKGYSLINDIFPEGQLEVLQNEFEDLKLARGTGGIRNVEKKHSSIAALATSDLIVNLAQRYLIQRPRLVRSILFDKNEKCNWFVTWHQDKTVAVSSKFTKSGWGPWSVKDGFHHVQPPLHVLKQMITIRIHLDDTDANNGCLKLIPGSQQHGILKKEEIYQYVKEHDPVACEAKSGSALIMYPHILHASDRALFPRRRRVIHLEYSCYELLAGVTWA
- a CDS encoding copper resistance protein CopD gives rise to the protein MYEVVLFLHLLGATIWTGGHLVLACTILPSTLRSQDIEFISRFESSYEKIGIPALLVQIISGIYLAFNLLPDISQWFNFSNPVSRLISYKLIILGCTFLLAIDARLRIIPHLSTRNLKALAYHIIPVTLLSVLFVYVGISFRTGWLY
- a CDS encoding ricin-type beta-trefoil lectin domain protein encodes the protein MPNKVSFSFLFSLLLFFCANPQASIASTPKLIAELPQDDHRIDQLYYLQPHNSYERLATEESLTDWLDKGFRSLELDVVDHGPWQGSNHGPYVAHGQSDIGNHMCRSNGDNDRLVHCLDDIKAWLDNNELNAPLMLYIDMKPDSNWFAAWYADEIYVLDQYIKQQLGDLQFSYQDLLAHLQASSPSSDYRNTLKNIGWPTLGELQSQNKKVLVMFTGGQSGNVNNRMESALDNYPLHAFLCPDVDTADPEEFSGNIDSMDSSSSQKVFCGNVKAGDHYQITANEAANSKQLMHLWSSSGDFSNTDFGYSYIAAAHGATAIGMDPNTVNDTPSHTSQAIPFVGVRRSLPGYFRIQSSQNPNFCMNVSQGYGNGSNLTLANCNSSNEQQFVYTAEGQLRPKGNNKYCVDYNTGSADNGDKMHLWDCDGGNSEKWQVQESGIIQNRDKDWQYCIDTPGASADNGEQLQIYRCNSSDTGQKFSLNAVNEWKQTSF
- a CDS encoding 2TM domain-containing protein, coding for MQPEQATSAREKEAIEHVRKLKGFYQHLITYLIVIAGLLIANLILTPEYLWSLWAALGWGIGIASHAVRTFKPFTLFGPEWEKKQVEKRLKKKP
- the maiA gene encoding maleylacetoacetate isomerase → MDLYGYFRSSASYRVRIGLNLKGLSYNYLPVNLVKGDQHSEQYRQLNPQGLLPTLNDGDISLTQSMAILEWLEETHPEPALLPRDAEARAHIRALAQSIASDIQPLQNLRVLKYLVSEFKVTEEQKIQWIQHWIHLGFAALEKQLEPAPFAAGDTPGLFECCLLPQVYNAERFGMDMNQYPKIQKITQACNELAAFIDAHPEKQPDSTV
- a CDS encoding homogentisate 1,2-dioxygenase, coding for MNKWIRFPRVEGKTSRQAHADFPANTFEREMGKEGFFGPCTHFYHSHPPTGWSQFTGPLRPHAFDSTKLQHSGDSPWDQKPLLRNENSLVGLWICREPMDHLIRNADGDQLLFVHNGSGKLFCDFGRLSIRDGDYILLPRGTMWRLSPTENEPLELLLIEASGGHFQLPEKGILGPNAIFDEAILDVPSIDEAFLAQQGDTQWQVVVKARQQLSKITYPFNPLDATGWTGDNLAVRINWRDIRPVMSHRYHLPPSAHTTFVGPGFVVATFVPRPIESDPGALKVPFFHSNDDYDELIFYHRGNFFSRDNIHPGMLTLHPMGFTHGPHPKAFATGVKHARKATDEVAVMIDSRTPWDILPDAEAIEFEDYVNSWKTPQ